The Polyangium mundeleinium genome contains the following window.
GCTCGTCTCGCTCGCGAACGGTGCGATCGTGCCGAGCACGGGGCTCACGACAACCGCCACGGACGTCGGCACGCCCTCGTTCTCGCCGGACGGCAAGCGCGTCGTGTTCAATCCGATGGCGGGGTCCCTCGCGAATGCGAAGCAAAAGCTCGTCTTGATGGATTTCGATCCGGCGACGAACGCCTTCTCGAACCCCTTCGTCGTCGTCGACAACACGGGACAACCTGCGGAGACGCGGCCCGGCTGGGCGGCGTTTTTCCCGGACGGCAAGGCCGTCGTGTATCACCAGCAGATCACGGCGGGCGTCGACGGCAACAACCTCGGGGATCTGCGCACGCGGAAGGGCGCCAAGGCGTACATCGCGATGGTGCGCGAAGACGGCGCCGCGCCCGTGCCGCTCGACCAGCTCAATGGCAAGGACGCGGGCAACGTGTACCTGCCGAAGCTCGCGCAGCCCATGGCGATGACCTGCACGGGTGACGGCGCGCAGGTCGGCGGCATGAATGCGGACCACGGCGACGACGTGAACCTGAACTACGAGCCGACGGTGAACCCGATCGGGTCGGGTGGGTATGCCTGGGTCGTCTTCACGAGCCGCCGCATGTACGGCAACGTCGCCGCGATCCCGCCGTTCTGCAGCGATCCGCGCGGCGTGAACCTCTTCACGAACATCACGCCGAAGAAGCTCTGGGTCGCCGCCGTGGATCTCAACGCGCCGGCGGGCGTGGACGGGAGCCACCCGGCGTTTTACCTGCCCGCGCAGGAGCTGCTCGCCGGCAATGCGCGTGGCTTCTGGGTGCAGGAGCCCTGCCGCGCCGACGGCGCCGGCTGCGAGTCCGGGGACCAATGCTGCAACGGCTACTGCTCCCCCGATCCGATGGGCAGCGGCGCCCTCGTCTGCGGCGACACGCCCCCGAACGGCATGTGCTCGAACGAGGGCGACAAGTGCACGACGGCGGCCGATTGCTGCGACCCCGAGCTCATCTGCCTGAACGGGTTCTGCACGCTGGACGGGCCGAAGTAACACTCGGCGCGAAGGCGCGGGGGTCCGGAACAACCCCCGCGCCTCGGTATTACCGCCGGAAGCCGCGGGTGCAGACGCGCTGGCAGGCGCGCAGGGACTCGAAGTTGTTCCTGTTCCCCTGGCAGCCGCCGTAGACGAACGGCACGCACCGGCCGACGGCCCGATTGAAGGCAAACCGGCGGAAGGCCGCGCGGCACGGGCCCGACACGATGGGCTGATTGCAGATCCGCCGCGCCGGTTGCGCGTTCAACTCCTCCTCCGCGAGATCAGCGTTTTCCTCCACGTCCTCCGCCGCGGACGCGGGCAGCACGAACAACAGCGAAATCGCCGCCAAGACACATGCGAGTCCACGCTTCATGGCACACCTCCCCCTTCGAGCGGGAGCCACACCGGCGAGCCCGCTCGACCGAAACATAATGCGCACGTCCACGGTGTCCCCTGGCTGGGGCGTCGTCGTGCGCTTTGGTGGAGGTGGGCGTGGAGGCGGAAGCGTTTTTTTTCAGACGTTGAAGTGGAAATGCATCACGTCGCCGTCCTTGACGACGTACGCCTTCCCTTCCTTGCGCAACTTGCCGGCCTGCGCCGCGCCGCTCTCACCGCCGAACTTGACGAAATCTTCGTAGGCGATGGTCTCGGCGCAGATGAAGCCCTTCTCGAAATCCGTGTGGATCTCGCCCGCGGACTGCGGCGCGGTCGCGCCGATCGGGATCGTCCAGGCGCGCGCCTCCTTCGGGCCGACCGTGAAATACGTCTGGAGCCCGAGCAGCGCGTACGCCTCGCGGATGAGGCGATTCAGGCCGGGCTCCGCGAGCCCCAAGGTCTCCAGGAACTCCGCGCGCTCGGCGGCGCCGAGCTGGGCGATCTCCGCCTCGATCTGCGCCGAGATCACCACGGACTTCGCGCCGTCCTTCGCCGCGCGCTCGGCCACCTTCGACGACAGGGCGTTGCCCGCCCCCGCCGCGGCCTCTTCCACGTTGCACACGTACAGCGCGGGCTTCGCGGTCAGGAGCTGGAGCATGCGCCAGGCCTTCTGATCGTCGGCTTCCACCTTCGCCGTGAACGCAGGCCGGCCCGCGTGGAGCTGCTCCAGCGCGAGCTTGAGCAGGCGGAGCGTGCTCGCGCCCTCCTTGTCTCCGCCGCGGATCCGCTTCTCCAGGTTGGGGATGCGTTTCTCCAGGCTGTCGATGTCCGCCAGCATCAGCTCGGTCTCGATGATGTCGAGATCGGCGAGCGGGTCGACGCGCCCCTCGACGTGCGTGACGTCGTCGTTCTGGAAGCACCGGGCGACGAAGGCGACGGCGTCGCAGTCGCGGATGTTGGCCAGGAACTGGTTGCCCAGGCCCTCGCCCTTGGACGCGCCGCGCACGAGGCCCGCGACGTCGACGAAGTTGATGCGGGCCGGGATGATCTCCTTCGAGCTGGCGAGCGCCGCCAGCTTGTCGAGCCGCGGCTCGGGCACGGCCACGTCGCCGACGTTCGGCTCGATGGTGCAGAACGGGTAGTTGGCAGCCTGCGCGGCCGCCGTCTGGGTCAGAGCGTTGAAGAGGGTGGACTTGCCGACGTTCGGCAGACCGACGATCGCGACTTTGAGGGCCATGGCGCAGTTCGGGGGAAAGAGGGCCGCGCGACCTAGCACGTCCAGGGCAGAGGCACCACCCGAGCCGGCGATCGAGGGGCTTTTCAGAGGGTGTTCCACAGCGTAGCGCCGGGGTTTCACCCCGGACCCGACGAGGGGCTGTCCGCCCCTCGACCCGGACCAGGGCCAGCCCTGGACCTTTGGTGCATCGACCGCGACGCGGTCGATGCGCAGGCGCATGGTGGAACACCCTCTCAGGCCGCGTCGTCGCGGCGCAGCCGGTGGCTCCAGAAGCCGAAGACGGGCTTGCGCGCGATGTACCCCTGGTGGGCGAGGCAGATCCGCTCGACGTCGTCGGCCTGGGTCGTGTTCTCGACCTCGACCGTGAGGAGCACCTTGCCGGCCTTGACCTCCCGCTCGACGTCCTGGAGCACCGGATCGGGCTCGGCCGCGCCGGCGAGCCCGCCGCCGAGCGCCCCGGCCGCGCCGCCGCCGAGCATGCCGAACAGCGCCGCGGTGAGCGGCCCCGCCGCGATGAAGCCGAGCGGCCCGAGCACGAGCCCGCTGAGGAGGCCGCCCGCCGCCGAGCCGACGAGCGCGCCGGTGGTGACGCCTTCCCGCGCGCCCGTCTCGGCGAGCGGCACGTCGAGTCGGTTCACCTTGTCGTGGTGCAAAAGCACGGTGCACGCCTCGGAGAGCCCGGGCAATGCACGCACCACATGCATGCACGTCTCGGCGTCTTTTTCGTTATCGAACAAGGCGAAAAGCACGTGTCGCATCGCATCCTCCTCAAGGGAGCATAGCCCATTATGCCGTAAGGGCAAGCCGACGCCGCGCGCTTGGTTGCCTCAGCCGATTCGTCCGGTCGCGCGCGCCGACGCCTCGACGGCGTCCATCACGCCGCGGAAGATCTCCCGCGCGACGGCGGCGCTCTCGCTGGAGAGGCCGACGCGCGGAAATGGATTCAGCTCGATGAAATGGGGGCCATCGTGATCGATCACGTAATCGATCCCGGCGACCGTGAGCCCGAAGAGCCGGGCCGCCCGGCGCGCGTGCGTGACGATGGCCTCGTCCGGCGCCCACGCCTCGAACGAAGCGCCGGGCGCGTTCTTGATCCACGTGCCCTCATTCTGGATTCGCACGCCGAACGCGCGATCGCCGAGGACGAGCACGCGCACCGATTCGCCCTCGAAAAACGGCTCCGCCGTCGCAATCCCGTCCCAGGGCGGGATGTCACGCGCCGACCGGATGAGATGCTTGCCCTCCCCTCGATGCTCCTCGCCGATCTTGAGCACGTAGGGGAACGGCAGGAGCGGCTCGCGGGTGAATCGAGATTGCACGACGGGGTGCTCGACGAGCCCCGCGGCGACGCAACGGCCGAGCGCCGCGTGACGCTGGGAAGCGGCCTGCAAGGCCGCGGGATCGGGCCAGCAGGGAATGTTGTTTTCAGCGAGGACACGCAGGTTGTGCTGCTCGACGTCCTTGTCGCGGACGTCGGCGAAATAAACGACGCCGTGGAAATCGTCGGTGGCGCTCCGCCGGCGGTGCAGGCGGCCGGCGATCACGTCGAAAGAGATCGCGGAGAGCACGGGGGCCCAGGCGGGCCGCTCTTTCAGGAGTGGCAGCGTGACGGCGGGCTCGCCGGTGAGGAAGAGGAAACGCGGCTGCACGGTCAGGGGCAAGATCCGATACGGGTGATCGACCGCTCGTCTTGGATCTTTTCGACCCTGCGCTGGCCGGCCACAGCGTAGGTGATCGTCGAGGCCCAGGTCGTGCGGAGCGTTTCGACGAACCCGTCCGCCCCATAACGACCTTCATCGGTGCCAATATCGTCCCACCCTTCGAGGGTGGCCCCGGCCCACGTTTGCTTCGGCGCGCTCGACGTCCAGTCGATCTTCACCTCGATTCCCGCAGCCTTTCGCGCCGGGGTGATGCCACGCCACCGGAGGGTCCGCGCAGGCCTCCTCTCCGCGACCAACGACGTCGGCTCTCCTTGAATGAAGATCGGGCGTGTTTGTTTCGGCTCGTCCTTCTCCCACGCCCATCCCTCGCCGGGACGCGGGAGGCCGCCCGGGAGGGCGAGGTGCAGGAGCGCGTCCGGCGCGTCGGTTTCGAAGGCCTGCTCCAGCAAAAGCTCGGTGCGCATCGGCTCCGCGGCGAGCACCACGTCCAGAATCCCCGCGCTCTCCGATTGGCGCGCCGTGCCCCGCATCGAGACGATCTTCGCGAGCTCCGACGGGTACGACGCCGGCGACGCCGCGTGGGGCGCCGGATCCATCTCCCGGGGGAACACCTGGAACTCGATGTCGCCGCCCGCGGCGCGGCGCACGCGAAGCTCGTAACGGATGTGGCGCGCCCCGGATTCGATGCTCGCCTTCACGTCGAACCGCGCGCATATCGGCGCGTCCTCGCGCGTGGCGCCAGGGACGCCCCCCTCGATGGCCCCCTTCGTGCGGCTCAGACGGTCGGGCAGGTTCGACAACGTCGTCGGCGCGGAAGGAGCCGGGGCGGCGTGCTGCTCGGAAGCCCCACACCCGAGCACGCACATCACGAGGGCACAGCCGCTCGATGCCATCCAGGACGATCGCACGGCGCGACGATACCGGTGTCCTCTGCGTCGTCAAGGTGTTAAGGACGCGAGCCAGGGAGGCAAACGTGAGAAACGACCCGTTGTGGACCGGCGCGCTGCTCTTGTTTCCACGGCGCATCGCCGAAAACCTCGCACGCGTGGAAGAATCCGGCCTCGTGCCGCGCGCGCCGAACCTCGTGCAGATCTCGCTCGGCGTGATTCGCATGTGGGTGCGCCTCGCCACGCGGCCCGAGACCATCGGCACGTGCACGGACCATCACGTCCGCCCCACGCTCCGCGCGCGCCTGCTCGCATACCGCCCGCTCCGCTTCCCGTTCCTCGTGCGGGAGCGCGCGATCGCGCCGCTCGATTTCTCCGGCCTCGCGAGCTCGCGCGAGCGCGTCTTGCGCCACCTGCTCGGCGCGCACCACGACGCGAACCAGTTCGCCTACGACCTCGAGCTCCTCGGCATCCACCCCGGCGCCCTCGAAGAGCTCGGCGAGCGGGTGCGGCGCGTGGTGAACGGCGAGGATCCACGCGCCGAATGGCTGCGGGATCTCGTGGTGTTCGAGGGCTACCACGAGAACCTGCTCGCGGCCGTGGAGCACGCGCTCGCGCACGGCGTGCGCCTCGCGCCGCACGAGGCCGACGATCCCGACACCTCGTTCACCGGCTACCTGCGCTGGTGCGCGCGAATGCCCGCCACCTGGGAGGAGGCCATTCCAGCGCTCCTGCGCGGCGAAATCGATCTCGGGGCGTACCAATACGAAGGGGGGATGGCATGAATACGGAAGATTTCCTCAAGCTCTCGCACACCGAGCTTCGTTCCCTGCTGGAGCGTGGCCACCCGATCGATCCGAGCGCGCTCGACGGCAGCGAATACCGCGGCGTCTCGCTCGGGCTCCCCGCGCCGATCGTCGCGATCACGTGGCTCACCTTCCGCAAGACCTTCCACCGCGATCCGAAGACGGGCGCGCTGCGCGGCTGGAACGTCCGCATGCAGCAGGCGGGGCTCGACGGCCCCCGCGAGCCCATGCGCGACGCGAAAGGCAAACCGCGCTGTTTCGGATTTTACGAGGTGGGCGACGGGCGCGCCTACGACATGCCCGTAGCCGCGCGGCACGGCCTGGTGATCGATTACAACCGTGCCCGCGAGAATCCTCGGTTCGATCCGATTCGCCTGGGGCGTGATCCGCTCGTGTCGCTCGACGAGGGGCGCGTGGATCGCCTGCTCGGCTGGACGTACCTCGATCTCGGCCTCGCCCGCGTGAACACGCCAAGTTATTTCCTGCTCGAACGAGAAGGGCCGCTGTCGTACGTGCCGTGATGGCGAAGCGGGGGCCCTCTTCAGTGCGCAGGCGCGAAAGACTCTTGCTCGGGCTCGGGTTCTTGCTCGGGCTCGCCGCAATGGCATTTTTCCTCCTCCGGCGGCCCCCGGCCCCCGCCCCCGCACCCATCCCACCCGTCCCGCCGCCACCCGCCCCGGCCCCCGTCGCAGCGCCGCCGCCGCTTTCCTACCCCACCCCCTTCTCCGTGCCAACCGCCGCACTCCCGCCCCGCGAGGCACTCCGGCCAGGCACGCTGCGTCTTCTCGTCATCGGCGACTCGGTGTCAAACTTCCTCGGCATGGCGCTCCGCTATCGGCAAGAAGAAGCGGAGACATTCGTCGCCCTTCGCGGCGTCGGCGATTGTTCCATCTTCGAAGCCAAGACGCGCATGGAGAAGGGCAAACCCGTGCGAGGCACGAGCTGCTCGGAGCACTGGGCGCAGGACGTCGCCGAGCTCCACCCCGACCTGACACTCATCGTCATGGGCGGCGCCTTCTTCAACGAAAAGGCCTGCGACCCAGCCTGGCAAGCCTCCTACGAGAAGCGCATCTTCAATCTCGCCGACGGAATGGGCACAAACGCAGGCCGCATCGTGCTGACGCGTGTCCCTTATCCCATCAAGGACTGGCGTCACGGAAACGTCCCAGCCCGCGTCGATTGCTTCAACGAGATGCTCGAACGGGCCGCCCAGAAGCGCAGATGGCCCATGCTCGATTTGATGGGTCACGTCTGCCCAACGCCCGCATGCCGGGTCGACAGCAACGGCCACCCCATCCGCCCCGATGGTCTGCATTTCGATGGCGTAGGCGCCGAGGAGACAGCCCGATGGGTCCTCCGCGAGCTCAAGCGTTTCGCGCGCGAGGAGCACGACGCAGGGCTTTGAGGTGGTTCCGAGGGTGGTTCTCACAGCAAGGCGCGGAGCTGGGGCTTTGCCCCAGGCCCCACCGGGGCTATCCGCCCCTGGACCCGGACCAGCGCAAGCGCTGGACTCGGGGTCGATGAACTGCGCTCCGCGCAGTTCATCGAACAGCCGCTGGCAAGACCGATGACGACCTTGCCAACAGAGACCGCGGCGCTGCGGGTTCACCTGGCAACGCACACGTCGCCAGGTTGAGACCCCCCTCCATGGTCTTGCCACCGGCCCGTTGGAAGAACTGCGCACCGCGCAGTTCTTCCATCCCCGGTCCAGGCCGTGCCTGGTCCGGGTCGAGGGGCGGACAGCCCCCGCGGGGTCCGGGGCAGCGCCCCGGCGCAACGGCCTGCGGCGCGCCAGAATGGGGGGCGCAGAGCGCGCTCGGGGACCTGCCGCGCCGTGGAATGGGAGACGGCCTCGCGGAGGGAGACTTGCAGCGCCGCAGGTCGACGTCTCTGCAGCAAGGTGTTCGAGCTGCGGCGCCTTCCATCGGGTGCGGGTGAGCGCGGAGGGCCGCCCGCGGCGCCGCAGGGCGGAGGACGCGCCCGAGGAGCGGCGGCTCACGACGCCCAAGGTCGCCGGGCGCGCGGACAGGGGCCGCGTTGCGGCGCCGCAGGAGGCAATCTGGTTGGGGGCGTCTCGCTGGGGCGTTGCCCCAGGCCCCACCCGGGGCTGTCCGCCCCGGGACCCGGACCAGCGCAAGCGCTGGACGCGGGGTCGATGAACTGCGCTCCGCGCAGTTCATCGAACAGCCAGGGTCAAGACCCCCAACGACCCTGCCAGCCAACACGGCAGCGCTGCAGATTCAACCGGCAGCGCGCCCGTCGCCAACTTGAGACGCCCCCATGGTCTTGCCACGGGCCCGTTGGAAGAACTGCGCACCGCGCAGTTCTTCCACCTTCGGTCCAGGCCGTGCCTGGTCCGGGTCGAGGGGCGGACAGCCCCCGCGGGGTCCGGGGCAGCGCCCCGGCGGCTACGCTGTGGACCACGACCTCACGGCGCGCTGGTTGCGCAGCGGATGCCGAGGTAGCCGCAGCGATACGTTGTCTTGAAGACGGCCGTCTTTCCTGCTTTGACCTCGTCGCCGCTGTCGCGCCAGCTCCCGCCGCGGCCGAAGCGGGCTGAGCTTACGACGTCGTTGCCTGTCGTCGTCCATTGGAAGATGTTGCCTGCGAGATCGAGCACCCCTTGTGGGTTTGCGCCGGCTGGGAAGCTTCCGATCGGACAGGGTTCGTTTCGCTTCGTCTTTCCGGACCAGCAGAGCTGCTCCGCGGGCGGCTCGTTCCCCCAGGGGTACGTCCATCCTTCTGGACCGCCGCGTGCTGCCCATTCCCATTCTTCGCCGCTGGGA
Protein-coding sequences here:
- a CDS encoding BPTI/Kunitz domain-containing protein, yielding MKRGLACVLAAISLLFVLPASAAEDVEENADLAEEELNAQPARRICNQPIVSGPCRAAFRRFAFNRAVGRCVPFVYGGCQGNRNNFESLRACQRVCTRGFRR
- the ychF gene encoding redox-regulated ATPase YchF, translated to MALKVAIVGLPNVGKSTLFNALTQTAAAQAANYPFCTIEPNVGDVAVPEPRLDKLAALASSKEIIPARINFVDVAGLVRGASKGEGLGNQFLANIRDCDAVAFVARCFQNDDVTHVEGRVDPLADLDIIETELMLADIDSLEKRIPNLEKRIRGGDKEGASTLRLLKLALEQLHAGRPAFTAKVEADDQKAWRMLQLLTAKPALYVCNVEEAAAGAGNALSSKVAERAAKDGAKSVVISAQIEAEIAQLGAAERAEFLETLGLAEPGLNRLIREAYALLGLQTYFTVGPKEARAWTIPIGATAPQSAGEIHTDFEKGFICAETIAYEDFVKFGGESGAAQAGKLRKEGKAYVVKDGDVMHFHFNV
- a CDS encoding ATP-grasp domain-containing protein — its product is MQPRFLFLTGEPAVTLPLLKERPAWAPVLSAISFDVIAGRLHRRRSATDDFHGVVYFADVRDKDVEQHNLRVLAENNIPCWPDPAALQAASQRHAALGRCVAAGLVEHPVVQSRFTREPLLPFPYVLKIGEEHRGEGKHLIRSARDIPPWDGIATAEPFFEGESVRVLVLGDRAFGVRIQNEGTWIKNAPGASFEAWAPDEAIVTHARRAARLFGLTVAGIDYVIDHDGPHFIELNPFPRVGLSSESAAVAREIFRGVMDAVEASARATGRIG
- a CDS encoding SGNH/GDSL hydrolase family protein, whose protein sequence is MSNFLGMALRYRQEEAETFVALRGVGDCSIFEAKTRMEKGKPVRGTSCSEHWAQDVAELHPDLTLIVMGGAFFNEKACDPAWQASYEKRIFNLADGMGTNAGRIVLTRVPYPIKDWRHGNVPARVDCFNEMLERAAQKRRWPMLDLMGHVCPTPACRVDSNGHPIRPDGLHFDGVGAEETARWVLRELKRFAREEHDAGL